The DNA region TCGATTTTTCTCACTGGgtcagtgcattttttttacatcggCTATTTGAAGCGCCCCTCGTCTGTCAACCCGGACATCGATGACGGGAAATCGATGAACGCTTGACAGATAAATCGGCGAATAAAAAACTCGCCTTCGGGTGAGATGCCAGATACACAAATTTGTCTGctagttacagacattttaactAGTGACAGACAAATCATCAGATACtcagagttttaaaaattttgccgGAAACTAAAACTATGCAAATACGcgaactaaatttaattttcagcaGGTGTAGGTGTTTTGTCAGGTTTACTGGGTTGTTCAAACATATTTTCCTTAACCAactgacataaaaaataatattgtgacAGTTGCACCACTGACATGCACAGACTTTTCAACCACCCTTGCTCAGACATTTCAAAAAAGCCTTTGGCAGCCCTGCTCGGGTTCGGCGTGGACGGGCGAATTTTTCGTCCGCTGCTTTCTTTTCACGTTTACCGTCAGGCTAGTGATATCCTGTTTGTGCAAATCGCTGGTGAAAACCAAGCTTTTCTAGCAGGTACGGTCGTGTTTTGGGCCGGAAAATGTCCACCGGGGACCGGGGGATGGGCGGCCGATGGATTACCGGTGGAGAACTTGTTATTAATCGGTCATTTTTGTCTATTTTTAGGATTTCAACACACACATCATGGTTGAGAAGAAGGTCGCCGCTGTCAAAGTGAAGCCCACCCCAGCTAATGGCGGAAAGGGCCAGAAGAAGCAGCTGCTCCGGGGCAAGAATGTCCAGAAGAAAAAGAAGGAGCACCTGCGGTTCGGTGTCGACTGCACCAACATCGCCGAGGACAACATTATGGATGTTGCCGACTTCGAGAAGTACCTGAAGGAGCGCTTCAAGGTTAACGGCAAGATCGGAAACCTCGGCAACTCGGTCTCTTTCGAGCGCCAGAAGATGAAGGTGTACGTCAACTCCGACGTTCACTACTCGAAGCGTTACCTCAAGTACTTGACCAAGAAGTATCTGAAGAAGAACAGCCTGCGCGACTGGATCCGTGTTGTGTCCAACGACAAAGATCTGTACGAGCTGCGCTACTTCCGAATCAGCTCCAACGATGATGAGGAAGACGATGCCGAGTAAACTCTGTTGTTTTATGATTCCCGGGAATGTGTACACGTCTGTGACGGTCGGAAGTGGTGAATAAATGTCCAAGGTGGCCACATAGCCAAGAGGTCGCTTTGGAAAAACGGAAAACAATCATTGTTGTGCTTCATTGTTGCGCCGAAAGAGCAGTGTTTACGTTTCCACGTGTTTCCGGAAAGTGAGGTTATGTTGTCTGTGTACTGACtgggtgtgtgagtgtgtgtgtctgtgttttTGAGGGTAAACACTGGGATAGAATAGCACATAATTTCAATGCCATTTTTTCACTGTTGATAATTAATCAATTAAGCTTATCATAGGATTAACACAATCATTCATTTCGATGATcataaaaaagatgttttcacTTTCAACTAAATTTCAAGTGCAACTCTAGTGTGCTCCACTGCCCAAGGCAGTATTATTCGTTTCTTCGTGCCAGTTCATTATAATTCATTTTCAATAagtgttttattaaaatttaacttttttgctaTGTATACTACATTACGGTGGAATTGAAATCAGCAACATATTTTGTTTTGGCTCAATCtatcgtggctcactgaagctatgccaATGGTAAATACACCGGTACACACACCCGTTGAACAGATAGATATTCAATTTGTAACTTCCGGAAGTTATTGAGttcgcgttattttgaattcttcgcgtgaacaaaaaaaaaacggagatcgcgtaaaaagagttttGACTGTATTATTGTCGAatcactgagaattttggctcgaggctcgactcgattcaggcttgatttcgagccagatcgactcgaggctcgagccaaaattctcagtgggattAATCATGAGCAAACATGGTAAATAGGATGTAATACAATGGTCGAATTTCGCGGACATTGCAGAgcatgatcccctaggtgtaaTGGGCccgaatccaaaatatgagcttgattggttgagaCGAACCTGgcgctttgatttttttgctttttgggtgtttttttttaaatatccctgactcaaggctgtttcaaaagcacttaaaaagcaaaaactggaaatttggtttattggacctttttttttttttttttaaaaaaaaaaaagaaaatccagATATTGGTTTTGTAATCAGATAAGTTATGTGCatccttttgcctatatttatgtggacacttgatcccaagcctgtatctcgtcagcatacGGGTAcaacagggtggccacctcgggaaaaaaccgggaaaaccgggaaaaacccgggatttttatccaccgggagaaaaccgggaaaaactcgggaattcgactgacaaaccgggaaaatattttaagtttatttaaattttgacaaaagcccctctttaatgtattcaatatgttcttttctcaaatAGAATATAATTcctgttattctaaatgaagaaaTCGCGAAAActagcattttttttcctctacAGCAGCGGTTCTCGACCACATGTACCCCTGTgggtaccacgagcggtctcagggGGGCCAGAAAAAAACCCCTCAAACGAAAtatttaagagaaaaaaaataaattgatttgaagCAAAAGCTAACAACCATATTTAAGGTGCAGTGAATTACGGGCGAATTATTTTTGaccaatcagaaaatgtttaaaaaaatatttgaatgataaacctataatttgcattcgttaagaaattttaagaatttaaaataaagtgcaccgttttagagttttttctttctgtttttttctacgaatatttgtttcaaatttgtaaattgtgccaaaaatattcaaaaatatttgaatgataaacctataatttgcattcgttaagaaattttaagaatttaaaataaagtgcaccgttttagagttttttctttttgtttttttctacgaatatttgtttcaaatttgtaaattgtgccatttaatttaaaacattcaaaatatttgtaaaaataatcatatGATTCATAATTTGGATATTGTTAATTTGACCTTTGtttgctaaaatattagttgtgcataaaatttaaatcaggatttttttttaatttaatggtCAAGATTTGTCCTTCAAAGAAAGcagtaaagaattttctcaaccattcgatttttaaagctaaaatagaatgattttttaatgaaaatagctacaacttctaaaaaatactattaaatagcatgtttaaatctgaaatcaaaactatttttgaaaatttttcaaatgtatattttgagcagtttaaaaaatctctgtTCCAAAAACAATTCGTCGGTCATCataaatttatacaaaattattattattaaatatggaagaaaaataatagaaaaataaaaaaagtcaatgaatatttaattaacagaaagAATATCTCCAAAATGCTTGGCATTTTCAGCAGATAGTTTAAGAAAcacagaaaaacattttattttgaagctttactaagaaaactgatttgaagaaatgtacatggacgttgagtaaaaaaacaaaaaaaaaatataacaaaaaaattaaagaacaagccatagtctcaacatttgaatgcaaaaagtgtttaaaaatgcattttacactagttcagttgttttgcaattattagtcttcaaaaaatgtacggaaaaaactttttgcgatattaaagaccgaaaattaaaaaaaaatcaaaagattattaaatcaacccaaacatgcttaaaaatgattccaaacgcaggggaatgtattttaaatagatttcagctgattgcactcaattttcgattgaaatttagatgttctatgaaaaaaaaattttttttgccccctgatttttcggggcaactttgaaggaagggacaaaaactttaaataaaatttgtaccagccttatgtgttgttgaaaaaatcgcAGCTCGATcagtttttatgattttttaccattttgtgtTTTGGGTATTTCAGAcagtttttctaaattaaaaatattttcgaaaatttattccATCAATCAACTTACCCAAGATACTTAATCGATAAAAAAAGTGTCAAGataccgttttttttatatttgtatggAACTTTCCTGCACAGCTGCCAAAgtgtatacatttttgtttggactaatgattcaaaaagactttttggttaaaaagaaagtactcaccaaaaaataataattaattcacAGAAATTGATAATTCTTGGAAGAATCGTTCTTCTTGAAtacacaaaaccttttttcaaagaaactttacgagcatttatataaatgttgataacaatgtatttttgcaaatgttttctacaaaattaataaattgtaaaTGCCATTTCCTGCTTTCTAATAATAATTaatgttattctaaaaaataaaaaagttttttttttatttttagtttgtaaaatctatccaggtttttaagcgaagatggcgttcgaatggtgaacgcccgaaatgtcaaaatcgcgcagtagcaccaacattagagaaaaaaatgtggctgtcatgccatggcacacttttcccgtaatgttggtaccactgcacaGTGGGGCCAAACCCGCTGCTAATCCCATGAAATTGATTACgagaaaggccgcaggttttttgacctcaaaaatagtgttctattcgtaaaaaagcctgatgaatcgaatggtgatgaccccatccaccggagaccacgggaacaggtccattttgcccctttttcccctaaaaatcaattttcttatactatttgataTGTACAGAAAatggccgcaggttttttgatctcaaaaatagtgttctatacgtaaaaaagcctgatgaatcgaatggtgatgaccccatccaccggagaccacgggaacaggtccattttgcccctttttcccctaaaaatcaattttcttatactatttgatctgttcagaaaaaggccgcaggttttttgatctcaaaaatagtgttctatacgtaaaaaagcctgatgaatcgaatggtgatgaccccatccaccggagaccacgggaacaggtccattttgccctttttccctaaaatcaattttcttatactatttgatctgttcagaaaaaggccgcaggttttttgacctcaaaaatagtgttctatacgtaaaaaagcctgatgaatcgaatggtgatgaccccatccaccggaaaccacgggaacaggtccattttgccccttttcccctaaaaatcaattttcttatactatttgatctgtacagaaaatggccgcaggttttttgatctcaaaaatagtgttctatacgtaaaaaagcctgatgaatcgaatggtgatgaccccatccaccggagaccacgggaacaggtccattttgcccctttttccctaaaaatcaattttcttatactatttgatctgtacagaaaatggccgcaggttttttgatctcaaaaatagtgttctatacgtaaaaaagcctgatgaatcgaatggtgatgaccccatccaccggagaccacgggaacaggtccattttgcccctttttcccctaaaaatcaattttcttatactatttgatctgttcagaaaaaggccgcaggttttttgatctcaaaaatagtgttctatacgtaaaaaagcctgatgaatcgaatggtgatgaccccatccaccggagaccacgggaacaggtccattttgcccctttttcccctaaaaatcaattttcttatactatttgatctgttcagaaaaaggccgcaggttttttgacctcaaaaatagtgttctatacgtaaaaagcctaatgaatcgaatggtgatgaccccatccaccggagaccacgggaacag from Culex quinquefasciatus strain JHB chromosome 3, VPISU_Cqui_1.0_pri_paternal, whole genome shotgun sequence includes:
- the LOC6036403 gene encoding 60S ribosomal protein L22; amino-acid sequence: MVEKKVAAVKVKPTPANGGKGQKKQLLRGKNVQKKKKEHLRFGVDCTNIAEDNIMDVADFEKYLKERFKVNGKIGNLGNSVSFERQKMKVYVNSDVHYSKRYLKYLTKKYLKKNSLRDWIRVVSNDKDLYELRYFRISSNDDEEDDAE